The following coding sequences lie in one Chanos chanos chromosome 4, fChaCha1.1, whole genome shotgun sequence genomic window:
- the etaa1b gene encoding ewing's tumor-associated antigen 1 — translation MPQNERPVQKESPLLQWIGDTAVSLTPEAHQPRVRRTSTRQNNVEDLMKLAKQFDINMIQQGKEKGLEMCQGSSENHADGEHRPADWPENTSSDQHLETELNSLFSGPTQPLSGRLSPPSTTSSQGSKPEPVALSGKRSDLGLNRNIPASVLNGAEAKEPVKSMTSKTDFDEDWENDDLLNDSFVLEMTQNPMPLIVTPALDTAQMVPQSKKCDSVAKRSPLASARKAASTQSLHSSESNYNNISTNQKTKNQSTLLAQPNLPLQSKTVSTQVLSRRGLNTERAKSEESSHMHKTQRGVFVTEVSSEEEKKTKQSSGSEEARPAPDGPTDFPKDGLFDSDALWDDGEDDLFYKVCDDVERISASQEQQKDSNESHEQTHSGAQHRPSKTSPTDRIKIQVNTSNVCSKPAQQAGGARQPLSVLSRSISMPESSSGPENNQDRSSVSASHTAVINDGRQHRPEQLKNAAGPGAATPEPTESLQIPESRQKPIGKPHSSHLSTFKRHLSDPLALTNKVFVPEHRTGRCSAAEIERKKQEAIARRRSRMGATQNPGAP, via the exons ATGCCACAG AATGAGAGGCCAGTTCAGAAGgaatctcctctcctccagtgGATTGgagacacagctgtgtcctTAACTCCAGAGGCCCATCAGCCCAGAGTGAGGAGAACATCCACACG GCAAAACAATGTTGAGGATCTCATGAAACTTGCCAAGCAGTTTGACATCAACATGATCCAacaaggaaaagagaaaggactTGAGATGTGCCAGGGGAGCTCAGAGAACCACGCAGACGGTGAGCACAGGCCTGCAGACTGGCCAGAGAACACATCTTCGGACCAGCATCTGGAGACGGAGCTGAACTCTCTGTTCAGTGGTCCAACCCAGCCACTCAGTGGGAGACTGAGTCCTCCATCTACCACATCCTCCCAGGGTAGCAAGCCCGAGCCCGTGGCTCTGAGTGGAAAAAGATCAGATTTGGGTCTGAACAGGAACATCCCTGCCTCTGTTCTGAACGGAGCAGAAGCTAAAGAGCCAGTGAAAAGTATGACTTCTAAAACAGACTTCGATGAGGACTGGGAAAATGACGATCTGCTCAATGACTCCTTTGTTTTGGAGATGACCCAAAACCCGATGCCTTTGATTGTTACCCCAGCACTGGACACTGCACAAATGGTTCCTCAGTCTAAGAAATGTGACTCTGTAGCCAAGCGCAGTCCGCTTGCATCCGCCCGTAAGGCAGCAAGTACCCAATCACTACACAGTAGCGAAAGTAACTACAACAACATCTCCACAAACCAAAAGACCAAGAACCAAAGCACTCTCTTAGCACAACCAAACCTTCCtttacagagtaaaacagtTTCCACCCAAGTTCTTTCAAGGAGAGGccttaacacagagagagccaaGTCTGAGGAAagctcacacatgcataaaaCACAGCGTGGGGTTTTTGTGACTGAAGTCTccagtgaggaggagaagaagactAAACAGAGCAGTGGGTCAGAGGAGGCCAGACCTGCTCCAGATGGCCCCACAGATTTCCCAAAGGACGGCCTGTTTGATTCAGACGCTCTGTGGGACGATGGGGAAGATGATCTTTTCTATAAAGTATGTGATGATGTGGAGAGAATCTCAGCCAGTCAAGAACAGCAGAAGGACAGCAATGAGTCccacgaacaaacacacagtggagCACAGCATCGTCCATCCAAAACATCACCCACAGACAGAATTAAGATTCAGGTAAACACTTCTAATGTATGTAGCAAGCCAGCACAGCAAGCAGGAGGTGCCAGGCAGCCTTTATCTGTGCTCTCTCGCTCCATTTCCATGCCTGAGAGCAGCAGTGGTCCTGAAAACAATCAGGACCGCAGTTCTGTTTCGGCCAGTCACACTGCTGTGATTAATGATGGCAGACAACACCGACCTGAACAGCTGAAAAATGCTGCCGGACCAGGGGCTGCCACACCTGAACCCACAGAGAGCCTACAGATACCTGAGTCACGTCAGAAACCCATAGGAAAGCCACACAGCTCCCACCTTTCCACATTCAAAAGACACCTGTCTGACCCACTGGCCCTGACCAACAAAG TTTTTGTACCGGAGCATAGGACGGGGAGATGTTCTGCAGCTGAAATTGAGAGGAAGAAACAGGAGGCGATAGCGAGGAGGAGATCACGAATGGGAGCAACACAGAATCCGGGAGCACCATGA